Genomic segment of Heliangelus exortis chromosome 7, bHelExo1.hap1, whole genome shotgun sequence:
AAGTGCTTATTAGATATTTGTTACATCTGAGTcacaaatgtttcattttggttcTTGCCAGCTATCACTCTGAACCAGTGCTATGGTCCAGGGTCACATCTTTTATTACGGCTGCAACACAGACAGCATCACATTGATGGATTTCTCTTCAGCTTCCCTGGTTAATTTTGTTAAACACTTGCCAGTGACTGTGACTTGATTCTGTTCAAGAGTTATtcttttgaagtgttttttcttttctctaaagaaataaaatactccGAAGTTAATCAGGGACCTCATGTGTTTTTTTACATGTCACAAGGTCATGTATCTTGGGCTGATGACAGGGTTGCAAATGGAGACAAAGTGGTCAGAGGCTGCACTAATCCCTGGCATGAGGGATATGGAGGAGCAGCAAATAAAGCAGGGCCTATGTTAAGTGGGTGGgcaaatgcttttgaaaaaatccTCTAAAGAGActaattccttttttccctaCTTGGACCTGACTACAATTGTTTTGTGTTCACCCTGGGTACTCTGGAGCTGATCTTAGGAGTTTTGCCTTCCTGACAGCCACAGGACAGGCCACTCTGTCCCTGTACCTGTGAAAATACTCCTTGGCTTCAGCTAAACAAACTGAAACAACCCACTCTACCCTCAGACTTTGTTGCTGCTTTCCCACCCTAGGCCCTACATGTAgttgctgctaaaaaaaaagtttgaggaAGTCTGTCTGAAAGAAATACCTCCAtggtttccttttaaaaatcatgcCAGAGatagatatttattttactttctttcctgATAAATatcctacacacacacacactcacacaatCTCCCTCTGCATAAGCCAAATATCCTTCAATTTGAGctcagaggctgcagggatgggcaCAAAGAATGGCACCATATGAAATGGAACAAAACCTTCCAGCAGCCGGTAGCTCCAGGAAGGTGGTTTGTGTTCATTGCTCCAGCAGAATgaaattcagcatttcagagaaaacaagcaAGCTGTGTCTCTGGGCATCATTCAGATTCTGATCAGCTTTGGTGTAGttggtgaaaaagaaaaagaaagaaaaggaaaaggaaaaggaaaaggaaaaggaaaaggaaaaggaaaaggaaaaggaaaaggaaaaggaaaaggaaaaggaaaaggaaaaggaaaaggaaaaggaaaaggaaaaggaaaaggaaaaggaaaaggaaaaggaaaaggaaaagaagaagagaaagagaaagagaaagagaaagagaagagaagagaagagaagagaagagaagagaagagaagagaagagaagagaagagaagagaagagaaggagaaagggaaagaaagagagaaagaaagaggaagaaagagagagacaaagaaggagagaaagagagaaagagagagagaaagaaagagagaaagagagaaagaaagagagaaagaaagagagaaagaaagaaagaaagaaagaaagagagaaagaaagagagaaagaaagagagaaagagagaaagaaagaaagaaagaaagaaagagagaaagagagaaagaaagaaagaaagaaagaaagaaagaaagaaagaaagaaagaaagaaagaaagaaagaaagaaagagaaagagagaaagaaagagagaaagaaagagaaagaaagaaagaaagaaagaaagagaaagaaagaaagaaagaaagagaagagaagagaaagagaaagagaaagagaaagagaaagagaaagagagaagagaaagagaaagagaaagagaaagagaaagagaaagagaaagagaaagagaaagagaaagagagaaagagaaagagaaagagaaagagaaagaagagaagagagagaaagaaagagaaagagagagaagaaagaagagagaagagagaaagagagaagaaagagagaaagagagaaagagagaaagaaagagagaaagagagaaagaagagaaagaaagagaaagagagaaagaaagagagaaagagagaaagagagaaagaaagagagaaagaaagagagaaagagagaaagaaagaagaagaaagaaagaaagaaagaaagaaaagaaagaaagaaagaaagaaagaagaaagaaagaaagaaaagaaagaagaaagaaagaaagaaagaaagaaagaaagaaagaaagaaagaaagaaagaaagaaagaaagaaagaaagaaagaaagaaagaaagaagaaagaaagaaagaaagaaagaaagaaagaaagaaagaaagaaagaaagaaagaaagaaagaaagaaagaaagaaagaaagaaagaaagaaagaaagaaagaaagaaagaaagaaagaaagaagcaggacTATTATTTATAGACAGGTTTTTGATTCAGGTTCACTCTACATATGGGTGTTTGTCTACATGATTTCTGACTTGTCTTACACAGGGACACAGCTACAGGTTGtattccctcccccccctcacaGATTAACATCTTTTCCTGTAGAAAGGAGGGGGTTTAGGCACCCCATGTTTGGATGTTTCAAAGGAAACAACAAATTGTCTCCCTCCCTATTGGGGTTCCAAGGTTTTGACCTGAGTCACCAGGAAGGACTGGACCAGGACTGTGATAAGCCTGCATGGGAGGGGAgacctggcagctcctgctctgagccAAGCCCAGAAGCAGCCTCCAGTACAGGGGTGGGACAGGTGGAGTTTgaaggagacaggaaaaaaaaattattgaggtatttattttacttgaaaatttaTTCAAGACCCCTTCACACCTCAGGGCTCATTCTaatttggaaatatttggaaagaattattaataatagaaataagaattaaaatgtCTAACTCTTCATATGTAAACTAAGGAGGGCTGCAAAGATATAAAATAAGGATTTCTGCTTTACTGTGGATATTGATGCTGCCTTAAATTGCCTGAAGTGAGAAGCAAAGAGCTTACACTGACCATGGGTGCAACCCTGGGACTGTGTGTCAAGCTGTGGGACCAGAGAAAAAGGGCCTCGTGGTGCCTGTGTGAGGGGCAGGAACCCCCCTACTATCTCTGTTTAAAAAaccagaagagcagagaaatataatttttggTTAAAGGCAACCAGAGACAGTTCTGGCAGGACTCATTCGTGCTGCTGTTCCCATGGGTCATGGTGCAGCAGCAGATTTGGACAATGAAGTGGGTCCATCTCAACAGCAGGGAGGTCCCCGAGGGACAGGGTAAATTCATCATGCAGGGCAGTCCCACGGAGGGCAGGGAAGGCTGGGGGGTTGTTATGGGGTAGTGGTTGTCTCCTTGACAAAGGCAACCCAGGCTTGGGCTCCTCTCTTTGTTCAGGATGTGGGTGATGCTGTGCAGTCTGGGCAGGCAAGGCAAAAATCAAAAACTATCCTTTccccctgggtgtccctggcAGATCTGTTTTGCCACCCTcagctcctttctttttcacattgATTCCCCTCCCCTTGAAGTTTTTAGTCTTGACCAGCAGTTTCAATGTCACCTCTTCAAATGTCACCTGTACTTCCCTCCTTCACCGAGGTTGCCCTTCCCCAGATCATTTCTacacacttggaaaaaaaaaaaaaaaagccaaaaaccccaacaatctCAACAAATCACCATGGCCACCACAGCCTTCTCTCTTAATCCTGAGCATCACATCTGCCCTGGCTGGGATGGACTCATGGCAAAGCCCAGCAGAGGTCACACCAGGGACCCATGGCCAGGGGGAGAAGCTGTGGGGTGGGCAGGCACCACAGAGCTGTGCATGGCTTAGCCTGAGGACCCACAGTTTGTCACCTCACTGTGGCCCTGGAGGAGCCTGAGTCAAGGagggggttgggtttgggggggggggcactcATAAAACCTCTGGGTTTATGGCCCTGCACCAGTTTCCCATCGAAGGACACTCAGGGTTGTGCTGCCAAAGAGGATGGAAGCTACAgctatttagaaaatatttacaaatgcCCATAATTATGCACacaagcatatatatatatattgatagatatttttgtgtgtgtgttttatataTGCCTATATAGATACAGATTTATGTGGACACATCTATACATCCCTAAGTGCCACCAGGCCCCTCTgcaagcaggaggagaggggagcagcCCCCTGTGCCAGGGTGGCAGAGCCCAGTGGTGGCACTGGCAGTCTGAGCACCGGGGTCCCTCTCCAGTGAGGGACACACTGGGCCCTTTCAGCCACAGCTTCAGCCCTGGGCACAGCCACGGGCACCGGGAAGGATCAGGCCCGCAGAGCaaggggctggggcagagccagAGAGGGAATCAGGAATGCCCCAAACTGCCTCAGGAAGGATCCTGCTCCATGATATGGATTtcacccccccacacacagttcaaaatttaaaataaaattttttaaaaattgaaaactgGGAAGGTTACATAGGTatacgatttttttttttttttttttttttttttttttttttttttttttggcagcacaCATCATTAGATAAAGGTAATTTGGATGCTAGGAATATAAGACGAAAATACACCTAATTCCATCATCATATAGATATAATATATTTCACTCTCACCACATAAATACAAAACATTCAAATATCCAAAACATTCAGAACAAAAGTTAGTAGCAAGGGCTCAGCGCTCATgtcattcattatttttttcgACTAGTTGCCTAGAAACTTCAGACGTAAAtaatttacaataaaattactattttcttCTGTCCAGCTCcttctgtccagttctggtctATAATTAATTCTATGTACTACAGCAACCATTCCactttttgtaaatttttttttttttttttggttacaGTTTGGTGGCACGTATTTATACAGTTTGTAAACGCCATGTGTTAAagtttaaagaaagaaagaaacttaaAACCAAAGTAAagaacttgtttgtttttgttttccgAAGAACTAGATAAGTACAGCATCCCTTTTCTTGGCGAATTCAAGTACGGAAATTGAACAGGAAATATTCGATCTGGAATACTATCAGGTGCAATACATGTTCGTGGAGAAAACAGCAGTAAGaattatgaaggaaaaaaaatcttgttacatagctgtattttaaagtacaaaaataacaataagAGATACGCTTTTTATATTTTACGTTCATCTTAAATGAAGTGTGAGCCACATACGAGAGGGTTATCTTAGGAGGAAGGAAGGGTAAAGATTTTTTGTTTAGGTGTGCAttgaaattatttggaaaaaaaccccaacatatattaaaaaaaaagtaaattatcaTCGCAACAGATTTGAATGAAAATTAGTCACGACTTCCACTATTTATCTGCAGATTTGTTTTTGCAGATAAGGTCCGCAGGACTGGCCCATaggaatgaaaaaacaaacaaaacaaaagaaaacaacatgaGAAAAACCTCATAACCCAAGAatcaaaaaactaaaaaccaaaaataaaataaaataaaatgtttttttttaaaaggggaaaaaacaaatacaaaacaaaacaaaaaaagcgCGTTCTGTTATCTCGAAGGGAGAgacagttttattaaaaatttccGCAGCCACTGGTTTCTGTCTCCCCACTTCATGCGCAAATTTTCAAGGCAGTCCGTTCCGGCCCTTCCCACATTCAAGATTTatcgtaaaaaaaaaaaaaaaaaaaaaaaaaaaaaaaaaaaaaaaaagcaaagaaaaagaaatttgctGGACTGTTCCCTGGCTAGTTTTAGGGGCAAGCGGCAGGACGAGACCGGGGGTGCAGTGCAGTGAGTGTGGGAGAAACGGGGGGCAGGGGTGCAACCTCCCCCAACTTTTCTGCCTAGGAGTCACTGAAGTCGGGGGATGGGGGGCAGCGGGGGTGGTGGGGAACCCGGGCATCACCTGGCagcttcttcttcctctctccgAAATCCTTCTCTCTCGCTTGGCATTGGCTAAACCAGACAGGAGAGCCCGGCCAAACCGCACCCCGCCGCTCTCCCTTTCCTAGCGGTGTCAAAGCAAACGAACAGACAGACAAACACCCCCTCCATcaccaccccccctcccccgaaCGGACAGACGGACCGGCGGGGCAGGGAGAGCCGCGGGGGCCGCCCCCTTTGCCGCAGGGCTCCGGGAAGGTTGCCGCAGCCCTTCGCCTCTCCCCGGCCCCTGCCGCCGCCTCTCCTGGCCCCGCGGGCACCGGGTCCCCGCTCCGCCCCGGGCCCCCGCTCCGCCCCGGCCCGCGGAGGGGACCGCGCCCGCGGGGCTTCGGAGGCGGCGGCCGAGGGATGGGGGGGGCTGGCCGGGCAGGCCGCCTCACCGCCCGTCCCATAAATACCGCCACAAATAGAgactataaatataaatacGGGGAAGTTACTTAGAGTCAGTCCAGTGCTTTTTTCTCAGCGCTTTCTTATTGTTGGTCCGGGAGTAGGGCTCGAAGGCGGACGAGCTCAGGTAGCGGGCCGACAGTTCCTGCAAGTTGCCCGCCAGCGAACCGGCCACGGCCAGGGGAGCGGAGGAAAGCCTCCCGGCTACCGAGCCCAGCAGCGCGGGCACCGGCAGCCCGAACAGACCGTGCCCGGCGGCGGCCGCTCCGTGCAGCGGGGCCGGCGGGGGGGGCCCGGCCGCGCCGCTGGCAGCCGGAGGGTGCGGGGAACCCCCGGCCGGggccgccgccgctgctgccgcGCTGCCGCTGCCCGTGGCCAGGCCGGGTCCCCGCAGCGCTGAGCCCAGGGCTCCGGTAGCACAAGGCGGCAGGAGGCCCGGCAGCCCCGGCGGGGAGAGCAGCCGTCCTTGTTCCAGCAGCCGCAGGACGCTGCAGGTGGCGGCGGTCTCGGACACCACCGACCGCAGCTCGGAGTCTTTGCCCTGGTCCTTTTTCTGCTTGGTGCGTCGGTTCTGGAACCAGACCTTGACCTGCAGGCCGGGGAGAGAGGCAGGGTcagcggggagggggggtgtcCAGGGGGAGACGAGACGGGCGCATCCCGCCAGGTGCCCCTGCAGCCCGGCAAGGCCCCGCGGGGCAGAAGGAAGGTTGAGGGGAGTGAGTGGCTCCTCTTAGGGGAAAGCGTTTTAAAAACGCATGAAGTGACATCTACACACGCCCAACCTCCTCGTTTCGGGGAGAGCCCGGAGGGGAATCCGGCATCCCGGGGCTCTTTTTATCGCAGTGTATCTTTAACCTGATCCGCCTCACTTTATCCTATTTGACTGGACGCTAGCAGTCGTAGGGAGCCGGATCCAGCCCTTTCCCCACCTCTTTATTCTAAGCCATCTCACCCGGAGGCCCACGGAGCCGCTCACCCCTCCTCGCCCCGCTCCAGGAACCCCGCACGCTGCCCCCGCCGCTGCTGCTCACCCCGGGATAGCTGCCCAGGCCGGGTGTAACAACAGCTCTACGCTTCTTTCCGAATCTACCGACCTGGGAGATTCCCCAAgctttttaaacaatatttaactttaaaaaggaaTCGTGGAAACCCCtcctaaaccaaaccaaaccccaaacaaaaaccaaaccccagaacaaaacccaaagcaccCATGGAGGTTTCTGCAACCAACAAGCTATTGAACTTGTCATTCCTACCTAGgatggaaaatttaaaaaagctaATTAACTTGTCAGGGGAATTTATTGTTGTATgatattttgcagaaatatgAAACCGACTTTTAGAAGTTtggcatttttgttgttgttgttgttaagaTGCTTCCCCCAAGTCTCGCGTAGTTTTAACTCCCCTGACGGCTCCCGGCCGCTTTGCTCTGCAGGATGGAGGGGCGATTCTCTCCCTCGGGAGCACAAGGACCCAAAATACACCCCAAATTTCAGTCCCGTTCCCAGACCACTTGCACCCAGGAAAGAGCTTTCAGACGTCTCTAACTCAGCAGCTCCAAGGGAAGATGCCAAACTAGCccgtttggggtttttggtttgttttggttggggtttttttgggggggtttttttggggggggggggtttttgtttgtttggtttttttttgtttagctattttttgctttttgagggctggaaggagctcGGCCTCCCCTAGCTTCTCCATGGACGCACTTCCACGCCGGGGGCATCGGGCACCGACACGGCCGAGCCGGGGACACCAAGTACCGGCCCATGGAGGGTCTTAGCTTCGTGGCCAAGCTCCTGGCCAAGGACCTGGCCGCCTCGCCCTGCGCGGAGCACTGCTGTCGTGGGAGAGCCCGTGGAGGCTGTGTACAGGGACACTCAAGGCCCCGggcccccctgccccctgcgGCAGCCCCTTGGggctcctccttccctgcccgCACATAGTTATGGGTCCCCCACTGGTACCCCAAGCCACACACCCCTCGAGCTCCATCCCGCGGGAGAACAGAGCCACCCTCCCTCCTCGAACGGACACGCgtggacattttggggacggcctcagcctctccctgcccGACGGGTCCTGGGCCCTGCGCGGGGGCGCACAAGAGGCGCTCAGGACCAGGCCACCCGCGGAGTCCGGGGCGCACCGGAGATGCCCGGACcaggaagaggggggggggagggggaaaggggggcCGGcgcagggcagggcagggcagggcagccgGGGGTCTCCGTCCCTCTGGGGCTACCTGAGTCTCGGAGAGATTG
This window contains:
- the VAX1 gene encoding ventral anterior homeobox 1, with translation MFGKQDKMDVRCSSETEANRVSKNGHKEGKESKGSEGNISTSFLKDQQGTFSASAATEDCNKSKSSSADPDYCRRILVRDAKGSIREIILPKGLDLDRPKRTRTSFTAEQLYRLEMEFQRCQYVVGRERTELARQLNLSETQVKVWFQNRRTKQKKDQGKDSELRSVVSETAATCSVLRLLEQGRLLSPPGLPGLLPPCATGALGSALRGPGLATGSGSAAAAAAAPAGGSPHPPAASGAAGPPPPAPLHGAAAAGHGLFGLPVPALLGSVAGRLSSAPLAVAGSLAGNLQELSARYLSSSAFEPYSRTNNKKALRKKHWTDSK